One stretch of Bacteroidota bacterium DNA includes these proteins:
- a CDS encoding Crp/Fnr family transcriptional regulator, producing the protein MTAHHEPLAEVAGRWVTLDDAQRDALAAAFSVRTLEAGEHLVLPGATRHEVLFVAEGLLRFYYPADDGRESNKAFVAEGEFAGALAAANLGLPLLYGVEALEPTTVLTAAYTDFVALMDRDPAFERLGRKLAELILTRKELRTRSLLLQSATERYLDFVAQHPGLVQRVPLYHIASLLGVTDVHLSRIRRELAEAAVSE; encoded by the coding sequence ATGACCGCGCATCACGAACCGCTGGCTGAGGTCGCAGGGCGTTGGGTGACCCTCGACGACGCGCAGCGCGACGCCCTCGCGGCGGCGTTCTCGGTGCGAACGCTCGAAGCCGGCGAGCACTTGGTCCTACCCGGCGCGACGCGGCACGAGGTGCTGTTCGTCGCCGAGGGCCTGCTGCGGTTCTACTACCCGGCCGACGACGGACGCGAGTCGAACAAGGCGTTCGTCGCCGAAGGCGAGTTCGCGGGCGCACTTGCGGCGGCAAACCTCGGGCTGCCCCTCCTCTACGGCGTCGAGGCACTGGAACCGACGACCGTCCTGACCGCAGCGTACACCGACTTCGTCGCCCTCATGGACCGCGACCCGGCGTTCGAGCGGCTCGGACGGAAGCTAGCCGAGCTGATCCTGACGCGGAAGGAGCTACGCACGCGCTCGCTCCTGCTCCAGAGCGCGACGGAGCGCTACCTCGATTTCGTAGCGCAGCACCCCGGGCTCGTGCAGCGCGTCCCGCTCTACCATATCGCCTCGCTCCTCGGCGTCACCGACGTTCACCTCTCGCGCATCCGGCGCGAACTGGCCGAGGCTGCCGTTTCTGAATAA
- a CDS encoding NAD(P)-dependent oxidoreductase, with translation MHVSILGLGAMGARMAARLLDHGRAVTVYNRSPERAAPLAERGATVAATPREAAEGSDLVLSIVRDDAAAEAIWLGENGAARGLKPGAVAVESSTVTPGWTRRLAEAVAERDAGFLDAPVVGSRPHAEGGKLTFLIGGEAAALEAARPVLDVLGGAVHHVGLVGSGAAMKLAVNAVFAVQAAVLAEMIAMLRGAGLGEADAVGILNALPTASPAAARLATLMTEHAFAPNFPIDLVEKDLSYAVAEAERSGVEASVVAATQAAFAEAKRRGFGGGDIVGIAQLHSG, from the coding sequence ATGCACGTTTCGATTCTCGGCCTCGGCGCGATGGGTGCCCGGATGGCCGCCCGCCTGCTCGACCACGGCCGCGCTGTCACCGTCTACAACCGCTCGCCTGAGCGAGCCGCGCCGCTCGCCGAGCGCGGAGCCACCGTCGCCGCCACGCCCCGCGAAGCTGCCGAGGGCAGCGACCTCGTCCTGTCCATCGTCCGCGACGACGCAGCGGCCGAAGCCATCTGGCTGGGCGAGAACGGAGCCGCGCGCGGACTCAAGCCTGGAGCCGTCGCGGTCGAGTCGAGCACGGTCACGCCTGGCTGGACCCGGCGGCTCGCCGAGGCGGTCGCCGAGCGCGACGCAGGGTTCCTCGATGCGCCGGTCGTCGGGTCGCGGCCCCACGCCGAGGGCGGGAAGCTGACGTTCCTCATCGGCGGCGAGGCGGCGGCGCTGGAGGCGGCCCGCCCTGTGCTCGACGTGCTCGGTGGGGCGGTGCATCACGTCGGGCTCGTCGGGTCGGGCGCGGCGATGAAGCTGGCCGTCAACGCCGTCTTCGCGGTGCAGGCGGCGGTGCTCGCCGAGATGATCGCGATGCTGCGCGGTGCCGGCCTCGGCGAAGCGGACGCTGTCGGTATCCTCAACGCGCTCCCCACAGCCAGCCCGGCCGCCGCGCGCCTAGCGACGCTGATGACCGAGCACGCCTTCGCGCCCAATTTCCCCATCGACCTCGTCGAGAAAGACCTCAGCTACGCCGTCGCCGAAGCGGAGCGGAGCGGTGTGGAGGCCTCGGTCGTGGCCGCGACGCAGGCAGCGTTCGCCGAGGCCAAGCGGCGCGGGTTCGGGGGCGGCGACATCGTCGGCATCGCGCAGTTGCATAGCGGCTGA
- a CDS encoding YdeI/OmpD-associated family protein, whose protein sequence is MPELPEDATYPADRAAWRAWLEAHHERGDGVWLVRNKKAAGTPTVSYDEAVEEALCFGWVDSLPRALDEKRTMLYFAPRKLGSGWSRPNKERVARMTAARKMTPAGQAKVDAAKADGSWTALDAIEDLVVPDDLAAAFDAHPGSTEHWAAFPRSAKRGILEWIATAKRDATRARRIEETARLAQRNERANQWSRS, encoded by the coding sequence ATGCCTGAGCTGCCCGAGGACGCAACCTACCCCGCCGACCGCGCCGCGTGGCGGGCCTGGCTCGAAGCCCACCACGAGCGCGGCGACGGCGTCTGGCTCGTCCGCAACAAGAAGGCCGCCGGCACCCCGACCGTGAGCTACGACGAGGCCGTCGAGGAAGCGCTCTGCTTCGGATGGGTCGACAGCCTGCCGCGTGCCCTCGACGAGAAGCGGACGATGCTGTATTTCGCCCCGCGCAAGCTGGGCAGCGGGTGGAGCCGTCCAAACAAAGAGCGCGTCGCCCGGATGACCGCGGCCAGGAAGATGACCCCTGCCGGGCAAGCGAAAGTTGATGCCGCGAAGGCCGACGGGTCGTGGACAGCGCTCGACGCTATCGAGGACCTCGTCGTGCCGGACGATCTGGCCGCTGCCTTCGACGCCCATCCCGGGTCGACTGAGCACTGGGCCGCCTTTCCGCGCTCGGCGAAGCGCGGCATCCTAGAGTGGATAGCGACAGCGAAGCGCGACGCGACGCGGGCGCGGCGCATCGAGGAGACGGCCCGCCTCGCGCAGCGGAACGAGCGCGCGAATCAGTGGTCACGTTCGTGA